The Herpetosiphon gulosus genome includes the window GCACGAATCAAGTCAACTTTGCCCTGCTCCATTTGTTTGGTTATCAGTTTGCTCCACGGTATGAGGATCTGCCAGGGCGCGTCAAGACGGGTTTATACGGCTTTCAGCATCCAAACCAGTATGGCGATCTGGTAATCAAGCCTATTCGGAAGTTGAATACCGCCCTGATTATCGACGAGTGGGATAATCTGCTCCGAATTTTTGTCTCGCTTGCGCGGAAAACCACAACCCAAAGCATTATTGTAGGGAAACTAAATGCCTATGCACGTCGCAACAAAACCCGACGCGCACTGTGGGAATACGATAATATTTTGAGTAGCCTCTATATGTTGCGCTACATTGACGTACCAGCATTACGGCAAAATGTACAACGAGCACTCAATCGAGGAGAAAATTATCATCAACTGCGCCGAGCGATTGCGTATGCCAATTTTGGAAAATTACGGTTTAAGAGTGAGGCAGAGCAACAGGTCTGGGGTGAATGCAGTCGGCTACTCACCAACTGTCTTATTTACTACAACACAACGATCCTCTCGCGCCTTTTAGAACAGAAACAATCAATCGGTGATCATGCTGGTGTGACCCTGATTACTCGGATTGCCCCCGTTGCTTGGCAGCACATTAACTTTTATGGACGTTACGAATTCACCCAGGCTGCTGTGCCAATCAATCTCGATGCGATTGTAAGCATGCTTGCTCAGCACCCAATACCCGCAATGAGTGATGCGGCCTGAGAGTATAAGGTCGCACCTTTACTTTAAGGGATGGAAATTCCGTGCCAGCAATAATGAATAGAAGAGAACACGAGCAAATTTAAGTTTGCTTATTCGAATCGTGAGGGAATTTTATGCATATTCAACGTGTTACCATCAAAAACTTCCGAAACTTCCAAAATCTTAATGTTGAGTTTGGAGAACACGGAATGTGTCAAGCACGGTGAAACAGATGACAACGGAGTAAACGGACTATTAAAGAAGGATTATTCACGCAATACTGCCGCGATCGACGGATCAACTGGCCCGACTGGACGGTTAATCCACACGGCTTCCGGCACACGTGGTGGGCGCGGTGTTCCCCGCACAAAACGTTCGGGGTGGGCCGCATAGGCCGTCGCCAGCACCTGCTGCCGCGCCGTCGTCATGGCGGTGGCCTGGCCACGATGCACCACGGCTGGCGGCAGCAAGCCAATCCCACTGTGGCAATGGTCGTGGTTGTACCACTGCACAAACACCCGCATCCACGCCCGCGCATCGATGAGACTGCCAAACCGATCCGGAAAATCAGGCCGATATTTGGTGGTCTTGAACTGCGCTTCCGAGTAGGGATTATCGTTCGAGACATGCGGACGGCTATGGGTTTTGGTCACGCCCAAATCGGCCAATAACTGGGCCACGGGCTTGGCGGTCATGGCACTACCATTGTCGGCATGCAGCGTGAGTTGGTTCGGCTGAATCCCCTCGCGATGATAGGTTTCGGCAATACACTGCTCGGCCAAGGCCGCCGATTCGCGCTCCATCACCATCCAGCCCACAATGCAGCGGCTGAACACATCCAGAATCACATACGCATAGAAGTATGACCAGGTAGTTGGGCCTTTGAACTTGGTGATATCCCAACTCCAGAGCTGGTTTGGCCCCGTGGCCAACAATTCCGGCGCGGCATAGGTCGGGTGGCGCAGTTGGTTGCGGCGTTCACGAACTTCGCGATGGGCGGCCAAAATGCGGTACATCGTGCGCCAATGGCACAGATAGGTTCCCTCGTCGAGCAAGGTCGCGTAGATCTGGCGTGGCGTGCAGTCGGCAAAGCGATCACTGTTGAGCACCGTGCGAACGTGGGCGACCTCATCGGGCGTGAGCGCACGGGCGGGCCGACGACGCGGAGCCGCCGTAGGAGCGGGATGGGCGGTACGATAGACGGCGCTGCGCGGGACACCGAGTGCCCGACAGGCAGCCGCAATGCCCACCGTGGGAGCCAGCTCAGCCACCGCCGTGATTAATCCTGTGCGTCGGTCGGCGGCGCTGGGAGCGTGATCCCCAACAGGGTTGCAAGCTTTTTTTGGACATCAATGATCACCTCGGCTTGGGACAGTTTGGCCTGGAGCCGCTGGTTTTCGCGGCGGAGGCGAGCCAGTTCGGCGGTCTGGCGCTGGGCTTCGGGCGTGGGTGCGGCTTTGCGTTTGGGGGTGAGTGCGGCCAGTTCGCCCTCGGCGCGTTGTCGTCGCCAGCGGGCGAGGTGCGAGGAGTAAATCCCCTCACGGCGCATCAAGGCACCAAGTTCGCCGGGGGCGCAGGCATCGGCAGCGGCCAGAATGCGCAGGCGGTCGCGGGCACTCCAGTGGGTGCGGGCGGCTTTGGGTCGCACTTCGGGGTCATGGGTCGATTGGTCGGGCGTTGATTTTTTGCTGGCCATGAGAACTCCTTCCGGCCCTCGACTTAAGATCATAATCCCAGATCTGTCTCACCCATGTTA containing:
- a CDS encoding IS3 family transposase (programmed frameshift); amino-acid sequence: MASKKSTPDQSTHDPEVRPKAARTHWSARDRLRILAAADACAPGELGALMRREGIYSSHLARWRRQRAEGELAALTPKRKAAPTPEAQRQTAELARLRRENQRLQAKLSQAEVIIDVQKKPCNPVGDHAPSAADRRTGLITAVAELAPTVGIAAACRALGVPRSAVYRTAHPAPTAAPRRRPARALTPDEVAHVRTVLNSDRFADCTPRQIYATLLDEGTYLCHWRTMYRILAAHREVRERRNQLRHPTYAAPELLATGPNQLWSWDITKFKGPTTWSYFYAYVILDVFSRCIVGWMVMERESAALAEQCIAETYHREGIQPNQLTLHADNGSAMTAKPVAQLLADLGVTKTHSRPHVSNDNPYSEAQFKTTKYRPDFPDRFGSLIDARAWMRVFVQWYNHDHCHSGIGLLPPAVVHRGQATAMTTARQQVLATAYAAHPERFVRGTPRPPRVPEAVWINRPVGPVDPSIAAVLRE